One segment of Paenibacillus rhizovicinus DNA contains the following:
- a CDS encoding GyrI-like domain-containing protein, producing MADYTLEHKKSFTLTAYGFSIQSNFQDMPAMQKEKAEFWGRLQADGRFNKLKNAAKDGREWSVNEVYQGKPWNYFAVEARKSVTDATRIIEFPESEYIVVAGHGDKETLFDQLTYRAFGEVLAKVTDYAYIGGPNATYRKDNGDGTFYGEFWVPVVEK from the coding sequence ATGGCAGATTATACACTTGAACACAAGAAGTCATTCACATTGACCGCTTACGGTTTTTCAATTCAGTCGAACTTTCAAGACATGCCGGCTATGCAAAAGGAAAAAGCCGAGTTTTGGGGCAGACTCCAAGCAGACGGGCGTTTTAATAAGCTCAAAAACGCCGCGAAAGACGGTCGCGAATGGTCCGTCAACGAGGTATATCAAGGCAAGCCGTGGAATTATTTCGCGGTAGAAGCTCGCAAATCAGTGACTGATGCTACGCGCATCATCGAGTTTCCAGAGAGCGAGTACATCGTGGTCGCGGGACATGGCGACAAGGAAACGTTGTTTGATCAGCTGACTTACCGTGCTTTTGGCGAAGTCCTGGCCAAGGTTACCGACTATGCTTACATCGGCGGTCCGAATGCGACTTATCGCAAAGATAACGGCGACGGTACTTTCTATGGCGAATTTTGGGTGCCCGTGGTTGAGAAATAA
- a CDS encoding helix-turn-helix transcriptional regulator, translating to MKKTERVNVIMRYINNRAHFTIAEIQREFKISRATAIRDINEIQAMGFPLTTELGRGGGYYVLQNQYLPAVRLTPEELKAILISFIASKNSQLPYLQNRRSITEKLIGIASQSQQDELIDLNTILLFENTNPANPSLLELDDVAPSELNQLISLAVRDKHLRLTYERSPGWPQLMDVFLLHIFNSNAQWLVEVYDFDTDEFCYLPVVMLRDSAISEKKMKWSEQEILSKKRIRARESNLVVKLDTTGIQRFKRMHPPGIILSFTGMFQSSGIFNVQLDVTDVEALAYYADWLLFLGKGVEFERIPDELRVILEERLANMRFS from the coding sequence ATGAAAAAAACTGAACGAGTGAACGTGATCATGCGCTACATCAATAACCGCGCGCATTTTACAATTGCCGAGATTCAGCGGGAGTTCAAGATTTCCCGCGCGACAGCGATCCGGGACATTAATGAGATTCAGGCGATGGGTTTCCCGCTGACGACCGAGCTTGGACGCGGCGGCGGCTACTATGTCCTGCAAAATCAGTATCTGCCCGCCGTCCGCTTAACGCCGGAAGAGCTGAAGGCGATTTTGATCAGCTTTATCGCCTCGAAAAATTCACAGCTGCCTTATCTGCAAAATCGCCGCTCCATCACCGAAAAACTCATCGGCATCGCGTCGCAATCCCAGCAAGACGAGCTGATCGATCTGAATACTATTTTGCTTTTCGAAAATACGAATCCTGCCAATCCGAGTCTCTTGGAGCTCGATGATGTGGCGCCTTCGGAGCTGAATCAGCTGATTTCGCTTGCCGTGCGGGATAAGCACTTGCGCTTGACGTATGAGCGGAGTCCTGGCTGGCCGCAGCTGATGGACGTCTTTTTGCTGCATATTTTCAACTCGAACGCTCAGTGGCTTGTCGAGGTGTATGATTTCGACACGGATGAGTTCTGCTATTTGCCTGTTGTCATGCTGCGGGATTCGGCCATTTCCGAGAAGAAGATGAAGTGGTCCGAGCAAGAGATTTTAAGCAAAAAGCGGATTCGTGCACGCGAGTCCAATCTGGTCGTGAAGCTCGATACGACTGGGATTCAGCGCTTTAAGCGCATGCACCCGCCGGGGATTATTTTATCTTTTACCGGGATGTTTCAGTCGAGCGGGATTTTCAATGTTCAGCTGGATGTGACCGATGTTGAGGCGCTGGCGTATTATGCGGATTGGCTACTGTTTCTGGGGAAAGGGGTCGAGTTTGAACGGATTCCTGATGAGCTGCGCGTTATTTTGGAAGAGCGTTTAGCTAATATGAGATTTTCTTGA
- a CDS encoding VOC family protein has product MTVHLFPFLMMDGNAKEAIAFYKEALDAELLFIQQFGDGPGAPEHLKDMVAHSVVKIGETSIMISDTLPGISRQIGTNVSVCINTDDIGITTKFYEKLKEEGQVLLPLQPVHYGPGSAIVTDKFGVTFLITTMGSEDAVRRGHQMKSSL; this is encoded by the coding sequence ATGACTGTACACTTGTTCCCATTCTTGATGATGGATGGAAATGCAAAAGAGGCCATTGCGTTTTATAAAGAAGCTTTGGATGCGGAGCTGCTATTTATCCAGCAATTCGGGGATGGACCGGGAGCCCCGGAGCATTTGAAGGATATGGTCGCCCACTCCGTGGTGAAAATCGGGGAGACCTCTATTATGATTTCCGATACGCTGCCCGGCATCTCTCGTCAGATCGGAACCAATGTCAGTGTCTGTATCAATACCGACGATATCGGAATCACAACTAAGTTTTACGAAAAGTTGAAGGAGGAGGGCCAAGTATTGCTGCCGTTGCAACCCGTGCATTATGGCCCTGGAAGCGCCATTGTCACTGACAAATTCGGTGTTACCTTCCTAATTACTACGATGGGATCGGAAGACGCGGTTAGAAGAGGACATCAAATGAAGAGCTCGCTATGA
- a CDS encoding helix-turn-helix transcriptional regulator, giving the protein MSKSKRLVELMMTVNRKRKFTVKELAREFGVSPRTILRDLQELGELGVPLYSEVGPHGGYQVLRERILPPIAFTEEEAVAIFFASHALRHFSSLPFETEASSALSKFYLYMSGDIRDRIDQMKNRFDYVTPTRQMESPYLAMLLDAAIHQKVIVIHYESKDGETCRSIQPIGIFAKNGLWYCPAYCFLRAGIRLFRCDRIHSADVDVSEIKPLDLRHVHLGNWESHVRFKPDKVSLYAELSKEGVQRCEAEHWAAGKLHTREDGTGWLEGNMPKEEIPYLAAYFLGLGKDVRVESPRALVEGIKREILETLDQYD; this is encoded by the coding sequence ATGTCGAAATCAAAACGATTGGTTGAATTAATGATGACCGTCAATCGAAAACGAAAGTTTACCGTCAAGGAACTAGCCCGGGAGTTTGGCGTTTCTCCGAGGACGATATTAAGAGACCTGCAGGAGCTTGGCGAGCTCGGTGTCCCCTTGTACTCCGAAGTGGGGCCGCATGGCGGCTATCAAGTGCTGCGGGAGAGAATTTTACCGCCGATCGCTTTTACCGAAGAAGAAGCCGTCGCCATATTTTTTGCGAGTCATGCGCTGCGTCACTTCTCATCGCTTCCTTTTGAAACCGAAGCTTCCTCTGCATTGAGTAAATTTTACTTATACATGTCTGGGGACATACGAGACCGTATCGATCAAATGAAAAACCGTTTCGACTATGTTACCCCGACGAGACAAATGGAATCCCCTTATTTAGCCATGCTGCTGGACGCTGCCATTCACCAAAAAGTGATCGTGATCCATTACGAATCGAAGGACGGAGAGACATGTCGCAGCATACAACCGATTGGCATTTTTGCCAAAAACGGTTTATGGTACTGTCCGGCTTATTGCTTTCTTCGGGCAGGTATTCGTTTGTTCCGCTGCGACCGCATTCATTCGGCGGATGTTGACGTTTCCGAGATAAAACCATTGGATCTGCGGCATGTTCATCTTGGAAACTGGGAGTCGCACGTTCGATTCAAACCGGATAAAGTGAGTCTGTATGCGGAATTGAGTAAGGAAGGCGTTCAGCGATGCGAAGCGGAGCACTGGGCGGCAGGCAAGCTGCATACGCGAGAGGACGGGACCGGCTGGCTGGAGGGAAACATGCCGAAGGAAGAGATTCCTTATTTGGCAGCGTACTTTTTGGGCCTGGGTAAAGATGTACGGGTAGAAAGTCCGCGAGCACTCGTGGAAGGCATTAAGAGGGAGATCTTGGAAACGTTGGATCAGTACGATTAA
- a CDS encoding SRPBCC family protein, producing MNHSYRTSFMVDQSPEEVYAAINNVRGWWSEDIEGKTDELGQFKHQYQDIHRCTLQITELLPGKKVVWHIVDNYFNFITDNSEWKDTDVIFEIVKKGDQTEVNFTHVGLVPAYECYNVCSDAWGLNINGSLRSLIREGIGQPHANDQIVDKHGLENA from the coding sequence ATGAATCATAGTTACAGGACTTCTTTCATGGTAGACCAGAGCCCTGAGGAGGTATACGCCGCCATTAATAATGTTCGCGGATGGTGGTCAGAAGATATTGAAGGCAAGACCGACGAGCTCGGCCAATTTAAGCATCAGTACCAAGATATCCACCGCTGCACCCTCCAGATCACCGAACTCCTTCCGGGCAAAAAGGTGGTTTGGCACATCGTAGACAACTATTTCAACTTCATAACGGACAATAGCGAATGGAAAGATACCGACGTTATTTTCGAAATCGTCAAGAAGGGCGACCAGACGGAAGTTAACTTTACGCACGTAGGCCTCGTCCCGGCGTACGAATGCTACAACGTCTGTTCGGACGCCTGGGGCTTGAACATCAATGGCAGCCTGCGAAGCCTGATTAGAGAGGGTATAGGCCAGCCTCACGCCAACGATCAAATCGTCGATAAACACGGCCTGGAGAATGCATAG
- a CDS encoding winged helix-turn-helix transcriptional regulator produces the protein MKKRTSTVCPIVYALDIWGDPWSLIILRDVLIHNKRYYREFLASRENISTNILSARLLSLVEAGLLVKIEGDSNRAQTMYRPTQKALDLFPVVFAIMHWGLKYNPNTDMTIPIMQELTTNEKGLEQRLLQHFGDMTS, from the coding sequence ATGAAAAAGCGAACCTCAACCGTTTGTCCCATCGTCTATGCGCTCGATATCTGGGGAGACCCTTGGAGCCTGATCATCCTTCGTGACGTCCTGATCCATAACAAGCGGTATTACCGCGAGTTTCTTGCTTCACGCGAGAACATCTCCACCAATATTTTGAGCGCAAGGCTCCTGTCTCTCGTTGAAGCGGGTTTGCTCGTCAAGATAGAAGGAGATTCAAACCGCGCACAAACGATGTATCGGCCAACGCAAAAGGCGCTTGACCTGTTTCCGGTCGTGTTTGCCATTATGCACTGGGGCCTGAAGTACAATCCGAATACCGATATGACTATTCCGATCATGCAAGAGCTGACAACAAACGAAAAGGGGCTGGAGCAGCGCCTGTTGCAGCATTTCGGCGATATGACATCATAA
- a CDS encoding discoidin domain-containing protein, whose protein sequence is MGNRQVVVAYDTNGGSPLPTQAVEIGGTVTFQNIPVKECYSFAGWFYDSALTQAYKASDLINKNLTLYAKWSAQSAPCGGAASPPSPPSRNLALNSLATADSACMASQSAANAVDGSVTNDSKWCSMSGSHWLQIDLGAVKQVSQFVIRHASEGGQPASLNTKAYNIQVSADAKSWSTVVNVTNNTSGVTIDNIPDTLARYMRLNVTTATQTADTTARIYEFGVYEHQNLALNKAAKADSTCNVSETAANAVDGSEINNSKWCSNTANRWLQIDLGSAKQVSQFIIKHASEGGEAAYFNTKAYNIQVSVDGTNWSTAVRVTNNTSGETVDNITPVSARYIKLNVTMPTQTADVYARIYEIEVFGPPNLALHSLAAADSTCNASQTAAKAVDGSVINDSKWCSKSSNRWLQLDLGSVKQVSQFVIKHASEGGETASYNTKAYNIQVSTDGKNWTKAVDVTNNSSGITVNKINAMPARYIKLNVTMPTQTTNAAARIYEFEAYGPPNIALNTTATADSTCNAAQTAAKAVDGSVINDSKWCSLSGNRWLQLDLGSVKQVNQFVIKHASEGGETASYNTKAYNIQVSADGTKWTTAVNATTNTGGITVNKITEVSARYIKLNVTVPTQTANAAARIYEFEVYGPDYTS, encoded by the coding sequence GTGGGCAACAGGCAAGTAGTCGTGGCTTACGATACGAACGGAGGCTCTCCTCTTCCCACGCAAGCGGTAGAAATCGGCGGTACGGTAACTTTTCAAAATATACCGGTGAAGGAGTGTTACAGCTTTGCAGGCTGGTTCTATGACAGCGCGTTGACGCAAGCCTACAAGGCGTCGGACCTTATCAATAAAAACCTAACGCTCTATGCGAAATGGTCCGCCCAAAGCGCGCCGTGCGGCGGTGCGGCGAGTCCCCCGAGTCCTCCGAGTAGAAATCTAGCTTTGAATAGCCTTGCGACGGCCGACAGCGCGTGCATGGCTTCGCAAAGCGCGGCCAATGCCGTGGACGGCAGCGTAACCAATGACAGCAAGTGGTGCTCCATGTCCGGCAGCCATTGGCTGCAGATCGATCTCGGCGCCGTGAAGCAAGTCAGCCAATTCGTCATCAGGCACGCTTCGGAAGGCGGACAGCCCGCTTCCTTGAACACCAAGGCTTATAATATCCAGGTCAGCGCCGATGCGAAAAGCTGGAGTACGGTCGTTAACGTAACCAATAATACGAGCGGCGTTACGATCGACAATATACCGGACACGTTGGCGCGCTATATGAGGTTGAATGTTACGACGGCGACGCAAACCGCGGATACCACGGCACGGATCTACGAGTTTGGGGTCTACGAGCATCAGAATTTGGCGCTAAATAAAGCCGCTAAGGCGGACAGTACGTGCAATGTCTCGGAGACTGCGGCCAACGCGGTGGACGGCAGCGAAATCAATAACAGCAAATGGTGCTCCAATACTGCCAACCGGTGGCTGCAGATTGATCTGGGCTCCGCGAAACAAGTAAGCCAATTCATCATCAAGCACGCATCGGAGGGCGGAGAAGCTGCCTACTTCAACACGAAGGCTTATAATATCCAGGTCAGCGTCGATGGTACGAATTGGAGCACGGCAGTCCGGGTAACCAACAATACGAGTGGGGAAACGGTAGACAATATTACGCCGGTATCCGCTAGATATATCAAGTTGAACGTGACGATGCCCACGCAAACCGCGGATGTTTATGCAAGAATCTATGAAATTGAAGTATTCGGACCCCCGAATTTGGCATTACATTCACTCGCGGCGGCCGACAGTACGTGCAATGCCTCACAGACGGCGGCCAAAGCCGTGGACGGCAGCGTCATCAACGATAGCAAGTGGTGCTCTAAGTCCAGTAATCGTTGGCTGCAGCTTGATCTCGGTTCCGTAAAGCAAGTCAGCCAATTCGTCATCAAGCATGCCTCGGAGGGCGGAGAGACCGCCTCCTACAACACGAAGGCTTACAATATCCAGGTCAGCACGGACGGCAAGAATTGGACGAAGGCGGTAGACGTCACCAACAATTCGAGCGGCATTACGGTAAACAAAATAAATGCTATGCCGGCTCGCTACATCAAGCTGAATGTGACGATGCCTACGCAGACCACGAACGCAGCGGCAAGGATCTACGAGTTCGAGGCATACGGACCTCCGAATATAGCGCTGAATACAACCGCGACGGCCGACAGTACGTGCAACGCCGCTCAGACGGCGGCCAAAGCCGTGGACGGCAGCGTCATTAACGACAGCAAATGGTGCTCCTTGTCCGGTAACCGGTGGCTGCAGCTAGATCTCGGTTCCGTGAAGCAAGTCAACCAATTCGTTATCAAGCATGCCTCGGAGGGCGGGGAGACCGCCTCCTACAACACGAAGGCTTACAATATCCAGGTGAGCGCAGACGGTACGAAATGGACCACGGCAGTCAATGCGACTACCAATACGGGCGGCATTACGGTAAACAAGATAACCGAGGTTTCGGCGCGTTATATTAAGCTGAATGTAACCGTGCCTACGCAGACGGCGAACGCCGCGGCAAGGATTTACGAGTTCGAGGTATATGGGCCCGACTATACGTCATAA
- a CDS encoding TetR/AcrR family transcriptional regulator, with the protein MSEIDCDPLFEKREKLVMRLMPYVQKHGFSSLKMDDAAKYMDISKPTMYKYFASKTEIAESLIDKFVLYVSDQMLAEAPPTLSTEQPSTEELKFYGESFARAFKLTIKLSFYLTDVLLQDLSGSYPDLYAKLAGAVELCKNKLAEYFDSGIALGVFYPIHARIYLTQVDLVFRKLLDPKWLMLQNMTMKQALMDFYKSMKHQVFYEKWLDEEDSAMSDYFDALIAGMRAYD; encoded by the coding sequence ATGTCGGAAATCGACTGCGATCCGTTATTCGAGAAACGGGAGAAGCTTGTGATGCGCTTGATGCCCTACGTCCAAAAGCACGGCTTTAGTTCGTTGAAAATGGACGATGCGGCCAAATATATGGATATCAGCAAGCCGACGATGTACAAATATTTCGCGTCGAAAACCGAAATCGCGGAAAGTCTCATCGATAAGTTCGTCCTGTACGTGTCCGATCAAATGTTGGCGGAGGCCCCGCCTACGCTGTCGACGGAACAGCCGTCCACCGAAGAGCTGAAGTTCTACGGCGAGTCTTTCGCCCGAGCGTTCAAGCTCACGATCAAGCTGTCGTTTTACTTAACCGACGTCCTGCTTCAGGATCTGAGCGGGTCCTATCCCGACTTGTACGCCAAGCTGGCCGGGGCCGTCGAGCTATGCAAGAACAAGCTCGCCGAATACTTCGACAGCGGCATTGCGCTTGGCGTTTTCTATCCGATCCATGCCCGCATTTATTTGACCCAAGTGGATCTCGTCTTCCGCAAGCTGTTGGATCCGAAGTGGCTGATGCTGCAGAACATGACGATGAAGCAGGCTTTGATGGACTTCTACAAGTCGATGAAGCACCAGGTTTTCTACGAGAAATGGTTGGACGAAGAAGACTCCGCGATGAGCGATTATTTCGATGCCTTGATTGCTGGAATGCGCGCGTACGACTAA